The following are from one region of the Platichthys flesus chromosome 2, fPlaFle2.1, whole genome shotgun sequence genome:
- the LOC133971972 gene encoding cytochrome c1, heme protein, mitochondrial, whose translation MAALRVAVQSGCGRALLGSPRTIKTSKANMSFASLPRNKKLALTTLGVVTAGGAGLALMLHQAVKASDLELHPPQYPWSHAGPLSSLDHASIRRGYQVYKQVCSACHSMEYLAFRNLIGVSHTEEEVKVIAEEVEVVDGPDESGEMFTRPGKASDYFPKPYSNPEAARAANNGALPPDLSYIISARHGGEDYVFSLLTGYCEPPAGVDVREGLYYNPYFPGQAIGMAPPIYNEVLEFEDGTPASMSQVAKDVCTFLRWASEPEHDQRKRMGLKLLLGSAIVIPLLYYMKRHRWSVLKSRKIAYKLPK comes from the exons ATGGCGGCGCTACGAGTCGCGGTGCAATCGGGGTGCGGGAGAGCCCTGCTCGGGTCGCCGAGAACCATCAAGACGTCCAAG GCCAACATGTCCTTTGCCAGTTTGCCCCGGAACAAGAAGCTCGCCCTCACAACGCTGGGTGTGGTCACGGCCGGCGGGGCAGGGCTCGCTCTGATGCTGCATCAGGCCGTCAAAGCCTCTGACCTGGAGCTCCACCCTCCTCAATACCCCTGGAGCCACGCTGGACCTCTGTCGTCTCTGGACCACGCCAG TATTCGCCGTGGCTACCAGGTGTATAAGCAGGTGTGCTCAGCCTGCCACAGTATGGAGTACCTGGCCTTCAGAAACCTGATAGGAGTGTcgcacacagaggaggaggtcaagGTCATCGCTGAGGAG gttgagGTAGTGGACGGTCCTGATGAGAGTGGAGAGATGTTCACTCGACCAGGAAAGGCGTCGGACTACTTCCCTAAGCCCTACTCCAACCCAGAGGCGGCTCGGGCTGCCAACAACGGAGCGCTGCCTCCAGACCTCAGCTACATCATCAGTGCAAG ACACGGAGGAGAGGACTACGTGTTCAGCCTGCTGACAGGATACTGTGAGCCGCCCGCTGGAGTGGATGTGAGGGAGGGACTCTACTACAACCCCTACTTCCCTGGCCAGGCCATCGGCATGGCCCCCCCCATCTACAACGAGGTCCTGGAGTTTGAGGATG GAACCCCTGCCAGCATGAGCCAGGTGGCTAAGGATGTGTGCACCTTCCTGAGGTGGGCCTCGGAGCCGGAGCACGACCAACGCAAACGCATGGGACTGAAG TTGCTGTTGGGCTCGGCCATCGTCATCCCTCTGCTCTACTACATGAAGAGACACAGGTGGTCTGTGCTGAAGAGCAGAAAGATCGCCTACAAGCTTCCTAAGTAa